Genomic window (Rosa chinensis cultivar Old Blush chromosome 6, RchiOBHm-V2, whole genome shotgun sequence):
GTTTCTCCAACTTCTCTATATCTTCTTTCCACCCAAAAAGTCGTCCAAATCTATAAAGGGTTCGTCCACTTGATAAATCTTGATTTAACTATTTTGGCCTTTCATGCTGACCCAAAATGAACTAGGTCAAATCATCTGGCCATTCTCAATCTGCCGCCAAACAAACACCCCAAATCTTATCAAGAGTTTTCTATATAAGTATAAACTTGAAAACAAGTGCAGTAGAATAAATAGCTGAAGTCCTGGTAGCAACACCTGGTTCCTAGATAGGGAAATTGGATAACCTATTTCTCAATTGTAAAAGATGAGTAGATTTAAATACTTAGAAAGGGATGTACGTAACTTTGCATGACATCGTAACCATAAATAACCAGAATGCTGAAAAAGTAAGGTTAAGCAGAAAAAGGAAAGATTTAACCGAAAAGTAACTGGATATTAATGAGGAAATCTGAAACGTATAGATAACGAGATAGAATGTTTTGGGAAAGAAATTGCAAGCAAAAGCAAAATATTAagataataaataaaaacctATAAGAGATATGCAAACTGACTAGGAGACAGACTCACCTGTAGGTTCTAATACAAACATAGGCTCaacttctttaatttatttactacCTCTATCTAGCAGGACATAGCAAGGTAACGGTCAGTTGAGTCCTTGCTGACTGCTGATGATAATACTCTGCCAGCAGTATATACATGCATCTCATATTAAATATGTTTCCTGTTCTCCATATAATCTGTCCAATATCCTTCCCATTTCAACTTCATGCAGCTTATAGATTCATCAGCAACGAAGCTACATATTCCGCTAAGGTACTACCATATTTCGACAGGAACATATTACTCCCAAAAACAAGAGTTCACAATATCAGAGCCAATGGATGTGAGAATGCAAACTGAAGACCTCTCAATGCTATCCTTTCCAATGTCATCTTTCATACATTCCTCATCCTATATGCAAGAAAACAAGATTGAACATCAACTGAGCACTTGCAAGTCAAAGGAGGCCAAATTTTTCAGGGCCGCCCGCCAACCCACATGATTAATATCGACTCCCAAGTAGACAACATATAAAGATGCAACAGTTTATAGAGATAAATGGGAAATGCCCATATCTTGATCTATCTCAAACACTACTGCTCCCATGTTGCAGATAAAGTAAACCTACTCCTCAGAAACATCCTACCACTAATGACATGGTCACAAAATATAAAGACTTAAACTGCAACTGCTACAGTTAGTTCGCCATTGAGCAGGGGGTGTGCTAAACTAGAGGCCATGCTGCAGGCTGCATACAACATGACTTCTGGAAAGAGACGGTGTTATGAGGTATGACTCAGTAACCTGGTTTCTTTCATCCCCAAACGACCTCACCATGAGTCTCATCTCAACAACTCAAGTGTGGTTTCCAAGGTTTAGTGGTTTTATTGTATAATATGATCTCACCCTGACAGGTAATGAGATGTTGCCCTTTCAAAAACCAATGCATATTTGACAATTCTATGTTAATGACATAATGCTTACAGCTTACTAACCGTAACTCCTCCTTATTAATGTCATTCATCTCTACTCACCACCATAAAATCAACCACATATGATATATCGAAGGATTTCTCTTGCACGGTTCATCAATACCATCTCCATAAAATTATTCATATATGAAGAGATTTACATTTTTAGTTTGGTCATATTTGTTTCCTTCTAAAGTACATTACCATGTAAATGTAGAAAGAACCCTCTGGTGTTTTAAACTCATACCATATAACGAAGATCATCTATAAAAGACTCCATCAATGAAGAAATATCAAATAAATACTTAGTATTTCAAATCAACATAACGTATAAGAGATTAAGAGGGATGCAAACAACCTTCCGAAACAGACAAGATTTTGGATAATAGTCATGCTTCACTAACATCACACCAAGTCTATTAACTTGCCAAGATATGTAATCTCAGCTTCAAACTATGTCTAAAATAGTAGCTTTCAAAAACAATGCAAAGTGACAAACAAAGTAAGTAGAACACTGTCATTAAGTTGAAAATCACAGATAAGAAAGTTGCCAATCAAATAACAAACAATGTAGTTTTAACCAAGCACTGCACAATAAACTAAGAGTTGTTGCAGATATATCAACTCCTCCAGCTTTGTGTTGCAGAACACATAGAGACTTGGAATAGTAAACAACAAGCATATCACGCCAGCATCACACTGATAATTCATAATTATATTCAAATTTAAGTCTTCattttccagaaattaatataaaATTTGAAATAAAGTCTAGGCAGAGAAGTTTACCAAGCTTGGAATCAAAGCAGGCAGAGTGAGATTTGACAGGGTTCGCTTCAAGCTTCAATCACGTACACCACAGTTGACGTCTGTGAAACGCAGAGGCTTTCTTCCTTTTGGGATTTGGTTCAGAAATTGGGCCCAAATATTCCCCATGACCACACACACAGTGGGAGTTGCAGAATTGAAAGAGTGATAAAATGGAGAGACTATATAAGATAAAACTCATCTGCTTTCATTCAACTCTGAAATTTTACATCGCAAACTGTGTTTCCCAGAAACCCTAGAGAGACTAAGGACATAGATTTTCATGacgaaaaaaaaaggaactctgaaattaaaagtaaaaaagaaacaaaaaaaaaaaacctccgattatatatttcttcttcagCTGCAAAGAGACCTAAAATATACCcataaagaagaagagatttacAAGACTACCCCTAAACCAACACTAGCCTCTCTTCCTCTCTATCCCTCTCACTTCCTTCCCTTCCTAGCTGGTGCTTTCTTCGCCGGCGACTTGACGCTTCTCGGCTTCACAGTACGGGTGGGTGCCTTCTTCGGTGTCGCTGCCTTCTTCGGCGCTGGCTTGGCCGCCCTGGCCGCCGGAGCCTTCCTCCCAGGCGATGACCTGGTCAACGTCCTCGCAGCCTTGGCTGGCTTCTCCTTAAGCTTGGGCTTGGGAGCTGCTGCCTTAGGCTTGGCAGCCGGGGCAGCCTTGGTCTTGGCCGGAGCAGCCTTTGCCTTAGCGGGAGCAGCCTTGGCCTTGGCCGGAGCAGCCGCCTTGGTCTTGGCCGGAGCAGGCTTTGCCTTGGCCGCAGGCTTGGCTTTGGGCTTCGGCTTTGGCTTAGCAGCAGCGGCCTTAGCCTTGGCCGGAGACTTGCTCGCCGCCTTGACCGACTTAGTCTTTCCCTTTGGCTTCGCAGCAGGCTTGGCCTTGGGCTTGGCCGCGGCGGCAGGCTTCTTCTTGGCCGGAGCAGCAGCGGGCTTGGGTGGAGCTGTGGCGGACCGAACCGACGGAATCTTATAGGAGCTTTTGACCTTGGCGAGCTTGTCGGAGCTGACGAGCTTCTTCAAATGGTAGAGCAGAAGCTTCTTGAAGTTTGGAGGGAGCTGCTTGTGCTTCTCC
Coding sequences:
- the LOC112170547 gene encoding histone H1 — its product is MAEDEQIVATTETVEPATETVDPPPADDKPEAKSGKATKAKEPKAKKPAAPKKARTAPTHPPYEEMIKDAIVTLKERTGSSQYAITKFIEEKHKQLPPNFKKLLLYHLKKLVSSDKLAKVKSSYKIPSVRSATAPPKPAAAPAKKKPAAAAKPKAKPAAKPKGKTKSVKAASKSPAKAKAAAAKPKPKPKAKPAAKAKPAPAKTKAAAPAKAKAAPAKAKAAPAKTKAAPAAKPKAAAPKPKLKEKPAKAARTLTRSSPGRKAPAARAAKPAPKKAATPKKAPTRTVKPRSVKSPAKKAPARKGRK